Proteins encoded in a region of the Sparus aurata chromosome 6, fSpaAur1.1, whole genome shotgun sequence genome:
- the LOC115582645 gene encoding E3 ubiquitin-protein ligase TRIM39-like — protein sequence MASRSEEDLCCPVCQDVFREPVVLSCSHSFCKDCLQSWWRQKQTQECPVCKRRSSKHHPPVSLVIKNLCEAFRVQRASEDFCSLHSEKLKLFCLDHQQPVCVVCRDSEQHTNHRFRPINEAAQQHKKKLEETLEPLKKKLKVFEEVKVKFDQTAEHMKVQARHTERQIKDQFKKLQQFLEEEEEARMAALREEEEQKSQMMKEKMEALSREIAALSHTVRATEEELRAEDVSFLHNYKAAVERVQQRPLLEDPQLPSGALIDQAKHLGNLSFNIWNKMKDMVSYTPVVLDPNTAGLNLILSEDLSSVRGGERQKLPDNPERFDFYSVLGSEGFNSGTHSWDVEVRDSTHWLLGVSAESVQRKGNMWSGFWSIQLYKGKYSAHSPSTPVTVLVVEKKLQRIRVNLNWNRGKLSFSDPDTDTHIHTFTHTFTEKMFPYIFSVDNLKILPLKVCVTVEQSR from the coding sequence atggcttccagatcagaggaggatctctgctgtccggtctgtcaggacgtcttcagagagcctgttgttctgtcctgtagccacagcttctgtaaagactgtctgcagagctggtggagacagaaacaaacacaggagtgtccagtttgtaagagaaGATCTTCAAAGCATCATCCACCTGTTAGTCTGGTCATAAAGAACCTGTGTGAAGCCTTCAGAGTccagagagcttcagaggacttctgcagtctgcactctgagaaactcaaactcttctgtctggaccatcagcagccggtgtgtgtcgtctgcagagactcagaacaacacaccaaccacagattcagacccatcaatgaagctgcacaacaacacaagaagaaacttgaagaaactctggagcctttaaagaagaagttaaaggtttttgaagaagttaaagtgaagtttgatcagacagcagaacacatgaaggtccaggcccgacacacagagaggcagattaaggatcagtttaagaagctgcagcagtttctagaagaggaagaggaggccaggatggctgcactgagggaggaagaggagcagaagagtcagatgatgaaggagaagatggaggctctgagcagagagatagcagctctttcacacacagtcagagccacagaggaggagctgagagctgaagacgtctcattcctgcacaactacaaggctgcagtggaaagagtccagcagcgccccctgctggaggatccacagctgccctcaggagctctgatagaccaggccaaacacctgggcaacctgagcttcaacatctggaacaagatgaaggacatggtctcctacactcctgtggttctggacccaaacactgctggGCTGaacctcatcctgtctgaagatctgagcagtgtgagaggaggagagagacagaagcttcctgataatccagagaggtttgatttCTATTctgtcctgggctctgagggctttaactcagggactcacagctgggatgTCGAGGTTAGAGACAGTACACACTGGTTACTGGGTGTGTCTGCAGAGTCTGTCCAGAGGAAGGGTAACATGTGGTCTGGATTCTGGAGTATTCAGTTATACAAAGGTAAATACTCAGCACACTCACCATCAACTCCAGTAACTGTTCTCGTAGTTgagaagaagctccagaggatcagagtgaatctgaactggaacagaggaaagctgtcgttctctgatcctgacactgacacacacatacacaccttcacacacactttcactgagaagaTGTTTCCATACATTTTCAGTGTGGATAACCTGAAGATATTAccactgaaggtgtgtgtgacagtggaacagagcagGTAG